One Brassica napus cultivar Da-Ae chromosome C2, Da-Ae, whole genome shotgun sequence DNA window includes the following coding sequences:
- the LOC106350318 gene encoding uncharacterized protein LOC106350318, translated as MPKVPSNRTRVSPYPLRSTRTQKEPIEAQGPSQWEDVLCVICQEAPHNAILMRCSSSSTGCRAYMCDTSVRHSNCFKQYRKKNMNRVTKVMNCPYCRGEVYEAMKVQSGGRRDLNAKPRSCAFENCNFSGTYCQLKNHLKADHPSYTRPLVDQGRDRAWEQMQRATEYNDINAAAGLPHSGLEVLHQQLPDVPPRLVILLWRS; from the coding sequence ATGCCTAAGGTGCCAAGCAACAGGACCAGAGTGTCACCATACCCGCTTCGCTCTACAAGGACTCAGAAAGAACCTATCGAGGCACAAGGCCCAAGCCAATGGgaggatgtcttgtgtgtgatCTGCCAGGAAGCGCCACACAATGCCATCCTCATGCGGTGCTCTTCATCCTCTACTGGATGTCGTGCTTACATGTGCGACACGAGTGTTCGTCACTCCAACTGTTTCAAGCAGTACCGCAAGAAAAACATGAACCGTGTAACCAAGGTCATGAACTGTCCTTACTGCAGAGGAGAAGTTTATGAGGCGATGAAGGTGCAGTCGGGTGGAAGGAGAGATCTTAATGCTAAACCGAGGTCTTGCGCTTTCGAGAACTGCAATTTCTCTGGGACATATTGTCAGCTTAAGAATCATTTGAAAGCTGATCATCCCAGTTACACTCGACCCTTGGTCGACCAGGGGAGAGACCGGGCGTGGGAACAGATGCAGAGAGCAACTGAGTACAATGATATCAATGCTGCAGCTGGTCTCCCGCATAGTGGCTTGGAGGTTTTGCATCAACAGCTTCCGGATGTTCCTCCTCGTCTGGTGATTCTGCTCTGGCGTTCTTAA